TTTACTAACAGTGCATTGTGAATTTCATTGAAGCTAAAGGAACATTATAAAGTTATCTTAGGCACTTTGAATTGAATAACATCAGTCTATAAATTGAGACTgtaccaacatttttttatcacatcCTTTCACTAAATAAATgtctacaaaaaaacaacatactgCATACTTCAAAAACATTACATCAAAGGCAATCAAGTAAAGTAAAGTGACAAAGTCATCACCCAGATCTATGGTCAATAAGTCATTACCAGGCAGGGGGTTTACAGAAGTCATCACCTTAGGTGTTGGGACCAAATATTTTGGGTAATTTTCAAAGCAAGCTCGTTGGCATGATTTCACAGGTTCAGTTGCAAAGGATGCAATAGAAGTCACACCTACACAAAGGCCAGTCATCAATATCAGAGAGGACAAGGTGTGGAGGTCACATGCAAATATGTGGGTGGTATGCAGAAATATGATTATTGTAAAGCCATACCATAATGGCCAGTTAGATACAAAAGACTTTGTAAAAACACAAACGCAACCAGAGAAATAGTTCCCATTCCTCAGCTGAGGTTGAAGTTGTGTAaacttcaattaaacaaaaacatccaccaacaaatacagaaaaaaaatgttggtaatATATCACTTTCAGAAGTTAAGATTCAGAAATTGCCCAGTTTCGTAAAGGTATagttttaagaaaactttttcCCTCCAAAATTTAAATACAGTCAGGGGTCATTTCAAACTGCTTTTGTTTGTCCCCTCCATGCCTCAGGGTCCTCTAAAAAGCGGCAGAAAATGCTTCATGTCATCAGCTGACAGTTACATCATCCATTATTAACCTGTTCCCTACGGCTAGATGTCTGGTCCATTCAAACGACATGAAaccaattgtttaaatttagcGGTAATTTCAAACTGCAGTTAGAAtaacagtttcaaatattgatataactGTGATGTATAGTTTTATAGCTCTGGTGTtaataaatagtaataaaattcaTGTTTACATTATCAGATAAATTTGAGTATAAAGGTACATTACCATTTTAATGTCCTTATATGAGAGATAGCAATAATGACCTTAAATTATTcccatcaattttattttttaataatatgacATCCATTAACATAACTAAAatagattttgtttttttctctcaaaaacttatcattgttttaatttacctttaaattatatttgacTAAATGCCTTTTGCTTGATACATTATGACATTAGAAGAAATGTCACATAATATTTGCGAAATAATAAACAGGGAATCTTTGAACACATCTGTAAAATAGGTAAAAAGCTAATTTCAAAAATCAGTACAAAGAGATACATTTAAGTCTAAAGCAATATTGTCAATGGTAGCAGAttgattatatttatcattttatttcatcgTAGATCTGCTCCTTTGTCAACTCTTTATTAACCTTGCTGGAAAATTTAAACCCTGaagcaaaatcatttttattatcatgcTTTTCAAGGTCATAAATTTGTAAACAGATTTGTACATGTCAATTTTAATTGCTTTcaacaaatttaatttgtattgtttttatgttcagGAACAGTTATCTTTAATCTGTTGTGTCACTCTCAGCCTGCATGTTtgacatgtatatttgaaaGGCAATAAATTTTCCTCAGTGAAAGTAGCGAGTATATTCTGCAAGACACAATACGCTATTCAAGCatgctattttttataaatcttaTGGGTAAAATATACTCTCCTATCCATCATAAGCATTAAAAACAGAGCTGTTTCATTATGTAAAGCTTCAATAAAAAAGCTGTTTTCTCAGTCcttttaagtacatgtaataaATTCTAAGCAATGGTCTCCCCATAACAATTATCTAAGCCTAGctattgttttttaagaaacaacAAAAAGGGCAACCATATGATCAGTTTGGCAAATCTCATGAAGGGCAACAGGATGATCAGTTTGGCAAATTTCATGAAGGACAGCAGGATGATCAGTTTAGTAAATCTCAAGAAGGACAGCAGGATGATCAGTTTGGCAAATCTCACGAAGGACAGCAGGATGATCAGTTTGGCAAATCTCATGAAGGACAGCAGGATGATCAGTTTGGTAAATCTCATGAAGGACAGAAGGATGATCAGGTTGGCAATCTCATGAAGGGCAGCAGGATGATCATTTTGGCAAATCTGATGCGACTCACAGACTGTTtgacaataatacaatatcacCAACCACTAACCTTTTGTTTGACCTCGATGAGTCTGTCAATATCCCCATCTATGGTGTCAGAGTTGCTCTGGAGTTGCTGGACATTCACCTGGTGCTGTTCCAGCTCACTGCTCAGATCAGTCTGGTGGTCCCGCAGCTGCTTGATCTCATCATCACATGAGTTGGCCTCCTGTCATGTAATAGTTTATGTTATAACTGCCtagttatacaatatatttgcaATCATGTAGTTCGAGAAAGTTAAGaaaagttaaaattttaatttgtacaaatgatatagaggataaatgtttgtttcagttacatattaaaatcttacacttaaacaatttattttttgttcatgctTACAATTCTTCATAGGTAATAActgatatttaaatgattgtGTTCAGGTCTTTTTTACCCTGAAACAGGCTCAAATGTGAGAAACAGTGAAATGATCTTTTGATTAGGATATAAtccatcattgtttttttcaataaatatttgagaTACATGGAATAAAATCACAGTTATAGTTTATTGTTATATCCGTCTATATAAGAATATATGAAACATGGTGACAGTTTAGACTAGAACCTGTATGGTCTGTTTGATCTTCTTCCTGGTCTCGTTCATTTGTCGCTCGAATGTTCCCTTGGTCAGCACCTTCTTACTCATCTTCTGCTGGGCATCGCCTCGCGTTACAATTGTGTCACGCCTGGGTACAGGGAATTAATGTTAGCTAACAGTGAGCAATTgatattacaattttattagttttaagatatttcaaCAAAATCGCCAACGGTCGAAAAACACACCAGTCCTATATTGAGGACAACAAGTTTGGTTGTAAATTAGCCAAATTTAGAGGACAGACATTTTTaatacagtttttgccaattcgagggtcataactctggagtgactaAGACGAAGTGACTGGTTTTCAAACCTGACCCAAGCATTATGCCAACATACATATTGTCTAAATTTGGTGATGGTTAgcttgtaaagttaatgtttggACAAGACCGATTCCATAAGGTAAAATtatcttatatataataataggGTGACTAATCTCTAGTGACTAGTTATATTGTTGGTTAACAAACTAGATATTATGCCAATATATATTCTGacaaaatttggtgatgatttggACAAATTCTGAAGTTATTGATCGAACAAAACACTACGCTGCCCTTATGCTGCTATAATAGTCCCGTTTTATTAACTGgcatatgaaaaataataaaaattaaattaaattaaaagttgtTTGCTATGAGCGTTGAGTCGTGGAGGATGTACATGTAGGAAAAACTTGGATACCCAAGGATTTTTATAGTACAGTCATACAGAGTTGACTTATGGCATGCTATTTGGCTTGTACATAATTTGGTTTAGAATATATGAGCGCACCCCGTAAGTTCAGATAATGAACCATTTatgaaaacatcaattatatACGATCATTTGCTCAATGACACATAGTGAGCCATTGCAGGATACATCTTATAAGCATGGTCTACCTTGATACAGCCTTCTCCATTTCCTGGATCATTTTCTCCTGTTGTTTCATGAGCTGGGCGTAGCGGACCTGCATGCGGTGGATCTCCGACTTCATGGCACGCACCTCCCCTTGCCCAACCTCTGAGTCCACTGCTGCACGAGTCTCACGGGCCAGCTGCGTCTTCTTCTCCCACAACATGATCTGACGCCTGAGATGGGAGATAGGGTTCAttgaaaacatatcaacataaaataGCTTTCAGTTCAATATATGCTTCTTAAGTATCTCaaccaattttgacaaaatcttaaagtaacaatattgtaaaataagaaGTTAATTAATAAGCACCCTGTGTAAAATCACATTTGCACTGTAATAGAAAGACTCAAGGCAGAGAAAACTATCATATAGAATACATACTCTGCCTCGACAAGGCTGTTAAGGAGGCGTTCCTTCTCTTCCTTCAGGGCGTCCAGGTCCTGTTGCAACTCCACGGACTCCAGCTCATGATCCtgaaacacacacatacatacaggAGGCAGCAAACATTCCTAGATTTATTCAAGATAACATAAATCATGCAACAAAGTCTTCATATGAATTTacaaactgaaatattattCATCCCAATGAATAACTGACTTATATACAATGTAGTACAACATTACTTGTTAGAATGTAAGATTGTGGAGAAAATAGAGAATAAATGTTAAGATTCTACACAGATTATAATTTTTCTtccaatttttatttgaaaaatcatGCTTTCTCATTTCTGCAAACTAAGTTACTTTTGTCAATCTAGAACGTTGATGTttgaaacaagacattttttgtatgatttgaaatcaatgtattttgtatatattaattttaaaggcAAAAAAAAGTAGTTAATATTTGATGAATTTCCCAATACCAAGTGTCTACCTTGAGTGAGTTGATGAAGTCATTTTCTTTGAGAATGTTGTCCTGTTGGAGCATGACCTGTGACCCCTTCTCCTTGTGCAGCAGTGTATTCAGCTTCACCATGTCATTCTGCATGTTGCCGATACTCCGCTCTATATCATACGTCTCTCGACGCTGCCCATCAATCTCGGCTatacaagaatattttttttaacatacataatgcgtaatgtaaatgtaaatgcaGATTATAATTATGAACAATCAACTACAGAGCATTAGTTTCCACAAATTTTCCTATTTCTAGCTTGTTTCTCTTAACACTTTCAAGAACCAAATATTTATCAcccatttaaaatcaaattggtGTTTTAAAAGACACATTTCTCTCCATACCTTCTGTCCTAGCCTTCTTCTGTGTGAGGATGGTCCACTGTTTCTTGAGCTTGGTGACATCCGTGTCTTGCTCCTCTTGGTCCTTTGAGAGGCGTACCAGCTCTGTCTGCTGCCGGAGCCACAATTGCTGCAGCTCACCAATCTCCTGGAGTCGGGCGTCAATTGACTTCTGTAGAGAGTTGATCTGGATCTCCAATGGCCCAAGCTCCACACCCTTTCAAAGACATACAGCAAAGGTGaagaataaaattaatgaaatcaaaattatCAACTTTCTGTAGAAACTTTGTCAAAAAAATACCAATCATCATTTTTAAGACGCTTTTGTCCTTCTGTCAACTTAAGAACTACAAAACTATTAATGCTAGTTGTATACATTATTGTTGCAACTATTTATACAATTTCAGATACTTATGATAAGTGCATTAagccaaaaaatgttttaaaaggaaataCGAAGATGTCTTTCAAAGTTGAACTTACCCCGGCCTTGCTGATTATGACCTCCAGCTTTTTGTTAAACTGGTCGATGAGGTTTTGTTTCCTCTCAATGATGGCATTACGTCGCACAATCTCGGTCTCACTCTTGGATATGATCTCGTTCTGCCTTGCAATCTCATTATCAAGATCTCGAGAGATTTTCAGCAGACGCTCAATGCGAGCCTTAACATTGGAAACTTCAAGTGTATTCTGGGAGATTTCATTCTCTACTTCAGCCATTTGTGTCTCCTGCAACAGAATGTATCATGTGTGAAGTAAGCTATCACGTTTGTGTGTCCAGCAACAATGAGTAACATGTGTGATAGCATTTGTGTGTCCAGTAACAGAAAGTAACAGGTGTGATAGCATTTGTGTGTCCAACACCAGAAAGCAACATGCGTGATAGCATTTGTGTGTCCAGCACCAGAAAGTTACATGTGTAATAGCATTTGTGTGTCCAGCACCAGAGAGTTACATGTGTAATAGCATTTGTGTGTCCAGCAACAGAGAGTCACATGTGTGATAGCATTTGTGTGTCCAGCAACAGAGAGTTACATGTGTAATAGCATTTGTGTGTCCAGCACCAGAGAGTTACATGTGTAATAGCATTTGTTTGTCCAGCAACAGAGAGTTACATGTGTAATAGCATTTGTGTGTCCAGCACCAGAGAGTTACATGTGTAATAGCATTTGTGTGTCCAGCAACAGAGAGTTACATGTGTAATAGCATTTGTGTGTCCAGCAACAGAGAGTTACATGTGTGATAGCATTTGTGTATCCAGTGTGTCCAGCAACTGAAAGTAACATGTGTAAAAGCATTTGTGTGTCCAGTGTGTCCAGATGTTTAAAAGCATTTGTGTGTCCAGCAACCGAAAGTAACAAAAGTGAAGTTAGCTATCccatttataaaattaaaagtcAACTCATTACCAACataaaattcttaataaaaactGTTCGTCATTCAAGCAATAATGCCTATTGTTATTAACACAATACAGAATTCCAATGCAGAAGATATCTAAAACTTAGAATACCAACAGTTAAACAAACTCACTAAATAACGTTAATTTGATTGGAGGGTTTCAAGATTTATCATATAATTAATATTCATAAGAagcattatcatttaaatactttGCAATATCACATGATCATTGATTGACCTGGTTTAAAGAAAAGAACACACTGATTTATTTGTGTATAAACGTATGGGTAAGTCACCTTGacatgaaaagaaaatgatgcCCTTATAATTGGTATAGGTAGGGCAAAACATTTGCATTACATACCAAGatttgtcttttcaaattaagCTTAAATGACCTGCTAAACCAATCTTACCAGCTGTTTGGTAAGTTCTCGTTTCTTGGTTGTGAGTTTCTTTGTGTACTGTGAAGCCTTGTCCATGGTGAGCTGTGACCTCATCTTCTCCATGATTTCATCTTCCAGGCGGACCTTCTCCAGGTACTCCCGCTCGATCTGCTTCCTCAGGGCATTCAGCTCGTTCTCACGCAATGTTTTGTCCTGTATGTGGATATGGTGAATACCATAacaaactttaattttacatttgtatgaaCGATTTTTCAAGgttcttaatattttttaaatcagaaTCTTATTATGTAGTACAAGTGAAAAAATTTAAGCTGAACATATATGGAGGAATTTTAGAAAAGATTAAATTTAGACATTAAATAACCATGGCTCATTTCAAGCACAAAGAATTATTTCATCAGATTTTAACATGAATCATCCCATATATACtcaaacatacacacaacataccGTCATTGCCCTGTTCAGGCTCTGTTCGGTCTCATGCAGGATTCTGGTGTATGTGGCATACTCGGACTTGAGGGCGTCATGCTTCGCCTGACACTGGGTCAGCTGTTTCTTCACCGTCTCAATGTCCCGTTCCGTCTTGTTGAGGATGAGAGTGAGTTTCTCATTCTGCTCCTGCTCTTTCTGAATTGACTTCTTGTATCCCTCGATCTCTGTCTCCAGTGATAGGACTTTCTGCTGCTGCTGGCTGCAATTTGGAATGAAGGAGACTGTTAGGTGTAGGCTTACTTAAGGCAATGCACACATAGATTACATGAGCTCCAATTATTGTAAACTGAAGTAAAAGACTTGTAGAATAGACATAATTATAGGTTTGCATTTGAACAGGTCCTTAATGGATTAATATCAGGGTTTGATAAAAACCTTGTTTTAGTGAGTTAATGCTACTGGATGTCATCATTGTCTAGTTAATCTAAGATCCATATTAAAAAAACCCATCCCACTACATCATATTGATGagcataataatataatgtaacaGTAACCCCATGGATAACCATATAGATACCTGAGAGCCTCAAGCATGGCAGAATGTGCCTCGTCTCTGCGCCTCATACCGATCAGGGAGGAATTCCACTGCTGGTAAAGCTGCTTTTTTTCAAGGCTTATTGCCTGTTATGGAAAATAAAACCGAAGTTTAGTGGCATAAAGAATGATAATCTGAAAAGTAATTCATGCTCATATCTAGCGCAAGAAATTAGATGGACATGCATTGTGTCTCATGGTTAGAAATTTGCATTTGAATTATTGATTTGTCACTTAATAAAGCTGTAACAAATGAATCCTTCAAATACAGGTATTGACAGGGAGAGGATACTAGATAATTCAATTCACATAATGaaagtattaaatgtttgtttgacatTACTGACCTCAATCTCCATGTGGGCCTCCATAAGCTGTTCCTTGGCGGCCTTGGTTTCCTCGAGCTGTGCAGTGAGCTGGGCCTCGTACATGGCGATCTCTTCCTTCAGTTTGTCCACACGCTCAACTAGACGGTCCACAAACAAATCCTGTAAGAAGTAACAAATGCAAACATACATCAATAAAAGTGTATGACAAGCTTagtctaattttttttttacagggTAGAGCTAAGAAGCTGGTATTTAAACTAGCAACAGGAAacaagtatgattttttttaatgtttttttttttcgagaAAAGTTACAAATGCATTGTTTGATATAGCAGCACAGTACTGGGAAACTTGGTACTGTGAAGTACTATGGTTACggttaatgaaaaaaaagctGACTTCAAACAaccaaaattgaagaaaaacataattatgcagCCTTTAGATGGGCACTTAGCTGACAATTTAAAAGCAGCAGGATTCAGTTTATCTATGAGAGTACCTGTTTCTGTTTCTCAATCTCTGCCTTAGAGACTTCAGTATCAGCCTTTTCTGCAGCACGCCTCATGATGGCAATATCAGAGCGCACATCTTCCTTCGCATTCTGCATGTAAAACAGTCGCAGTGCTAGATTCTCCACCTCTCCCTGGAGCTCAGAGGCTGAAAACAAGagtaaagaaaacataaatagcTTTTTTGAACTGTGGTTGAATGGCACACATGAGTCAAATTTGTCAGCTTTTGTTTAACTTCCATTATTTTCAGCCTTAATTAATAGAAATGTTGTTTGTAATGCAAAATGAAGTGAATGGGTGAATCTTTGATATTATGCAAAGTCCTACAAAAGCATaccatttgttattttataataaaatcaatgtgtAAAATCAATGTGAATGCCATTACCTCAAAACGTCAACTATAAGCTCTCAACTATTATATGGTCTAAC
Above is a genomic segment from Mya arenaria isolate MELC-2E11 chromosome 2, ASM2691426v1 containing:
- the LOC128225143 gene encoding coiled-coil domain-containing protein 40-like, with amino-acid sequence MADNEDRPASAASRKSVGGEQQNVEQSGSRPPSAKPGSRPQSAAKSPAPGSRPGSAKPNSRPTSAKPGSRPVSAKSGGSNRPPSAASGNRPISAAGSNKQPSETGSARGSRKGSPVEDKPPSPQEAEEAEEGDFTERPASRSSAGHQSVQQETAGGDDFDLEQLQAEDFTMDQGFGQQMVPAGGGPPDGDGSDGSGDDDEEDEEEGEEVESDEGSDAESNVMVVLEPDHPLMKRFQAALKKQLSRQNEKITLELREKDEALRTRKKEREDLGVDLYGIQQELARYQMMLEKRHDEYSEVQQVRTQEEQQLDDVRNMYKDLQFSVNQEKKKTSELQGEVENLALRLFYMQNAKEDVRSDIAIMRRAAEKADTEVSKAEIEKQKQDLFVDRLVERVDKLKEEIAMYEAQLTAQLEETKAAKEQLMEAHMEIEAISLEKKQLYQQWNSSLIGMRRRDEAHSAMLEALSQQQQKVLSLETEIEGYKKSIQKEQEQNEKLTLILNKTERDIETVKKQLTQCQAKHDALKSEYATYTRILHETEQSLNRAMTDKTLRENELNALRKQIEREYLEKVRLEDEIMEKMRSQLTMDKASQYTKKLTTKKRELTKQLETQMAEVENEISQNTLEVSNVKARIERLLKISRDLDNEIARQNEIISKSETEIVRRNAIIERKQNLIDQFNKKLEVIISKAGGVELGPLEIQINSLQKSIDARLQEIGELQQLWLRQQTELVRLSKDQEEQDTDVTKLKKQWTILTQKKARTEAEIDGQRRETYDIERSIGNMQNDMVKLNTLLHKEKGSQVMLQQDNILKENDFINSLKDHELESVELQQDLDALKEEKERLLNSLVEAERQIMLWEKKTQLARETRAAVDSEVGQGEVRAMKSEIHRMQVRYAQLMKQQEKMIQEMEKAVSRRDTIVTRGDAQQKMSKKVLTKGTFERQMNETRKKIKQTIQEANSCDDEIKQLRDHQTDLSSELEQHQVNVQQLQSNSDTIDGDIDRLIEVKQKNLTELLSRQQKMKYFQQAKDGKYTRLCKSEASLESEYQKQVDRMQALSAIVDRLNQEYPHAQPTLRRVTVNLSSKTAGDESV